A stretch of Sulfurimonas xiamenensis DNA encodes these proteins:
- the trmD gene encoding tRNA (guanosine(37)-N1)-methyltransferase TrmD gives MKFTFVTLFQNIVEGYFEDSILKRAIQKNILCIEYINPRDFSSSKHNKVDDTAVGGGAGMVMNPQPLYDVLNELKTKDKDVHLIFLTPVAKPFRQNDAKRLAKKNHIAFVSGRYEGIDERVIEKYADEVFSIGDYILTGGELASLVICDAVSRNVSGVLGNSDSLSIESFENELLEAPSFSKPKNYENNCVPSEYLKGNHSKIRSLKLALSECKTKFFRPEQLLKHRTRKSYEK, from the coding sequence ATGAAATTTACTTTTGTTACTCTTTTTCAAAATATAGTTGAGGGTTATTTTGAAGATTCTATTTTGAAAAGAGCAATTCAAAAAAATATTTTATGTATAGAGTACATAAATCCAAGAGATTTTAGCAGCTCAAAACATAATAAAGTTGATGATACTGCAGTCGGTGGTGGAGCTGGAATGGTGATGAATCCACAACCTTTGTATGATGTATTAAATGAATTAAAAACTAAAGATAAAGATGTACATCTTATTTTTTTAACTCCAGTTGCAAAACCTTTTAGACAAAATGATGCTAAAAGATTAGCAAAAAAAAACCATATAGCTTTTGTGAGTGGAAGATATGAGGGAATAGATGAGAGAGTTATTGAAAAATATGCAGATGAAGTTTTTAGCATCGGTGATTATATTTTAACCGGTGGAGAATTGGCTTCTTTGGTTATTTGTGATGCCGTTTCTAGGAATGTAAGCGGTGTTCTTGGTAATAGTGATTCTTTAAGTATTGAAAGTTTTGAAAATGAGCTTTTAGAAGCGCCATCTTTTTCTAAGCCGAAAAATTATGAAAACAATTGTGTTCCATCAGAATACTTAAAGGGAAATCACAGTAAAATTCGCTCACTAAAATTAGCTCTATCTGAGTGTAAGACTAAATTCTTCAGGCCAGAGCAGCTTTTAAAGCATAGAACAAGGAAATCTTATGAGAAATAA
- the rimM gene encoding ribosome maturation factor RimM (Essential for efficient processing of 16S rRNA) — protein MSKQFNKLLHIATIGKSVGLKGDMKLHIKSDFPEQFKKGASFFINEKESLTISDINHERALVRFLGYSSPEDAKKFTNKHLYTTIERTRDECHLEDGEYFWFDIEGCTVVEDGEVLGVVEEIDRISITNYLSVKTDEKLVNKGFAKSFLIPFNKPFRVHTDIDKKVITVSGGMDILEAS, from the coding sequence ATGTCGAAGCAATTTAATAAACTTCTTCATATTGCTACAATCGGCAAGTCTGTCGGTTTAAAAGGTGATATGAAACTTCATATAAAGAGTGATTTTCCAGAGCAGTTTAAAAAAGGTGCCTCTTTTTTTATAAATGAAAAAGAGAGTCTTACTATAAGTGATATAAATCACGAAAGAGCTCTTGTAAGGTTTCTTGGCTACTCTTCGCCTGAAGATGCTAAAAAATTTACAAACAAACATCTCTATACTACAATAGAGAGAACAAGAGATGAGTGTCATCTGGAAGATGGCGAGTATTTTTGGTTCGATATTGAAGGCTGTACGGTAGTTGAAGATGGAGAAGTTTTAGGTGTTGTTGAGGAGATTGATAGAATCTCAATTACTAATTACTTAAGTGTTAAAACTGATGAAAAATTAGTAAATAAGGGCTTTGCAAAGAGTTTCCTTATACCTTTTAATAAACCCTTTCGAGTACATACGGATATTGATAAAAAAGTAATAACCGTTAGTGGCGGCATGGATATTCTAGAAGCTTCATAA
- a CDS encoding sensor histidine kinase: MFKLDGFFTSGWTFNEVECDLKNRYQMVNIAILLSAGGLIYGIIGNYIRDIQGFIPIETALLFMNFIMFFALRKTRQFFEIFAIIITLQYTFLFLFLIYNGEPNDLKHLWIFTYPIILLYFQKTIHAIYWLAFVFFMLIIAPLQNFVEINYTMYQMTYISFVLIIISVIIYFYQRKIDEARTIILEQRNMLRNFNQELEKQIKDKTTELIKLNESLELKVEQKLEELRSKDQILQAQSKQAVMGEMISMIAHQWRQPLSTITLQIADLQLKQLLGKERDCEDIDRALNNISDTIIYLSDTIDDFQTYFRPNREVVEIEIHELLQKALNFVKSRLSDNKIKITINKEADIYIKTYVNELVQVVLNILNNAIDAHNDVRVQNPFIVLHTKASEEKVFVIIEDNAGGITDENFSHLFEPYFSTKDKNGTGLGLYMSQMIIQKQFGGEIDVETSKKGSVFIIKIPKNIT, encoded by the coding sequence ATGTTTAAATTAGATGGTTTTTTTACAAGTGGATGGACATTTAATGAGGTAGAGTGTGATTTGAAAAATAGATATCAGATGGTAAATATTGCTATCTTACTCTCTGCCGGCGGTTTGATTTATGGAATAATTGGAAACTATATAAGAGATATTCAAGGTTTTATACCTATTGAAACTGCTCTTTTATTTATGAATTTTATAATGTTTTTTGCTTTAAGAAAAACGCGTCAATTTTTTGAAATTTTTGCAATAATTATTACTCTTCAATATACTTTTTTATTTTTATTTCTTATTTATAACGGTGAACCAAATGATTTAAAGCATCTTTGGATATTTACTTATCCCATAATACTTCTCTATTTTCAAAAGACTATTCATGCGATATATTGGCTTGCATTTGTTTTTTTTATGCTTATAATCGCCCCTTTGCAAAATTTTGTAGAGATAAATTACACTATGTATCAAATGACATATATATCTTTTGTTTTAATTATAATTAGTGTAATTATCTATTTCTATCAAAGAAAAATAGATGAAGCAAGAACTATTATTTTAGAACAGCGAAATATGTTGCGAAATTTTAATCAAGAGCTTGAAAAACAGATAAAAGATAAAACAACTGAACTTATTAAACTCAATGAATCTTTAGAGTTGAAAGTTGAGCAAAAACTTGAAGAGTTAAGAAGTAAAGATCAAATACTTCAAGCACAATCAAAACAGGCTGTAATGGGTGAAATGATAAGTATGATTGCTCATCAGTGGAGACAGCCGCTCTCTACTATTACCCTTCAAATAGCAGATTTACAGCTTAAGCAGTTACTTGGCAAAGAGAGAGATTGTGAAGATATCGACAGAGCATTAAATAATATCAGTGATACCATTATTTATCTTTCTGACACTATTGATGATTTTCAAACTTATTTTCGTCCAAATAGAGAAGTAGTTGAGATTGAAATTCATGAATTACTTCAAAAGGCACTGAACTTTGTCAAATCAAGATTAAGTGATAATAAAATAAAAATAACAATTAATAAAGAGGCTGATATATATATAAAAACATATGTAAACGAACTTGTTCAAGTGGTGTTAAATATTTTAAATAATGCAATTGATGCACATAATGATGTTAGAGTTCAAAATCCTTTTATTGTTTTACATACCAAAGCATCAGAAGAGAAAGTTTTTGTTATTATAGAAGATAATGCAGGCGGGATAACTGATGAAAATTTTTCACATCTATTTGAGCCTTACTTCAGCACTAAAGATAAAAATGGAACCGGACTCGGTCTTTATATGAGCCAGATGATTATTCAAAAGCAGTTTGGCGGTGAAATTGATGTTGAAACCTCTAAAAAAGGATCTGTTTTTATTATAAAAATTCCTAAAAATATAACATAG
- the bioD gene encoding dethiobiotin synthase — MAKRIFVSATNTDIGKTYTTKLLLKEFASRGFRVGVFKPIETGVEKVAHDALELLAYVKEVNYEFKEIDIEDIAPITYRLPAAPYVASNNEEIDFKKIDSALEKLEKLCDILIIEGAGGLYVPIDDKYMMIDLISYFKAYALLVTHCSLGCINDTLLSKKALEDKKLPYTIVFNCKEREDNSFSQVSEPYFTKNNFEVLKVSENIDTICDVLYNYK; from the coding sequence ATGGCGAAACGAATTTTTGTGAGTGCTACAAATACTGATATTGGAAAAACATATACCACAAAATTATTATTAAAAGAGTTTGCTTCCAGAGGTTTTAGAGTCGGTGTTTTTAAACCGATAGAAACAGGAGTGGAAAAGGTTGCACATGATGCTTTAGAGTTACTTGCATATGTAAAAGAGGTAAATTATGAGTTTAAAGAGATAGACATTGAAGATATAGCACCTATTACCTACAGGCTTCCGGCTGCACCTTATGTGGCATCTAATAATGAAGAGATAGATTTTAAAAAAATAGATAGTGCATTAGAGAAATTAGAAAAGTTGTGTGATATTCTTATTATAGAAGGTGCCGGTGGACTCTATGTGCCAATCGATGATAAATATATGATGATAGATTTGATTTCATACTTTAAAGCTTATGCACTTTTAGTTACTCACTGCTCTCTTGGCTGTATTAATGATACACTTTTAAGTAAAAAAGCTCTTGAGGATAAAAAGTTGCCATATACAATTGTCTTTAACTGCAAAGAGAGAGAAGATAATAGCTTTTCTCAAGTATCAGAGCCGTACTTTACAAAGAATAATTTTGAAGTATTAAAAGTAAGTGAAAATATTGACACTATTTGTGATGTTCTGTATAATTATAAATAA
- the clpS gene encoding ATP-dependent Clp protease adapter ClpS yields the protein MATNTDLEIINEISLKYPKKYKVLILNDDYTSMEFVVDVLINIFHKSYEEAENIMLEVHKKDKGVCGVYTHEIAETKIMQVHKKARENGFPLRAEMEEE from the coding sequence ATGGCAACAAATACAGACTTGGAAATTATTAACGAAATATCACTAAAATATCCTAAAAAATATAAAGTATTAATCTTAAATGATGATTATACTTCTATGGAATTTGTTGTAGATGTTTTAATAAATATATTTCATAAAAGTTATGAAGAAGCAGAAAATATAATGCTTGAGGTGCATAAAAAAGACAAAGGGGTATGTGGGGTTTATACTCATGAAATTGCAGAAACTAAAATAATGCAAGTACATAAAAAAGCCAGAGAAAACGGCTTTCCATTAAGAGCTGAGATGGAGGAAGAGTAA
- a CDS encoding aminodeoxychorismate synthase component I, whose translation MTFDAINSFGKKREPFLFISDFKLQNLKVILLDELEANDIEFCIDENYIPRSHLYSLEKKALSFSKYKKKFDFVLEKIKAGETYLLNLTQPTPIKTALTLKEIFECANAHYKLRYKDKFVCFSPEKFIQIQDSKISTYPMKGTIDASIPNAKETILNNQKEMAEHVMVVDLLRNDLSIVAKNVKVEKFRYITEIEAGKKKLLHVSSHISGNIGDDWHEKIGDILKALLPAGSISGAPKKSTLDIINEVEGYERGYFSGVFGIYNGKTLDSAVMIRFIEKTESGFIYKSGGGITIDSDVESEYDELLDKVYIP comes from the coding sequence ATGACATTTGATGCTATAAATTCTTTTGGCAAAAAAAGAGAGCCATTTTTATTTATATCTGATTTTAAACTCCAAAATTTAAAAGTTATTCTTCTGGATGAGTTAGAAGCAAATGATATTGAATTTTGCATAGATGAAAACTACATACCTAGATCTCACCTATACTCTTTAGAAAAAAAGGCACTCTCTTTTAGTAAATATAAAAAAAAGTTTGATTTTGTTTTAGAGAAAATAAAAGCTGGAGAAACCTATCTTTTAAATCTGACACAACCTACACCAATCAAAACAGCACTTACATTAAAAGAGATATTTGAGTGTGCTAATGCACACTATAAGTTAAGATACAAGGATAAGTTCGTCTGTTTTTCACCTGAAAAATTTATTCAAATTCAAGATTCAAAAATCTCTACATATCCCATGAAGGGTACAATTGATGCGTCTATCCCAAATGCAAAAGAGACTATTTTAAACAATCAAAAAGAGATGGCCGAGCATGTTATGGTTGTAGATCTTTTAAGAAATGATCTCTCTATTGTTGCAAAAAATGTAAAAGTTGAAAAGTTTAGATATATCACCGAGATTGAAGCAGGCAAAAAAAAACTTTTACATGTAAGTTCACACATAAGCGGAAATATCGGAGATGATTGGCATGAAAAAATAGGTGATATTTTAAAAGCACTTTTACCCGCAGGAAGTATAAGCGGTGCACCAAAAAAGAGTACATTAGATATAATTAATGAAGTTGAAGGGTATGAGCGCGGATATTTTAGCGGAGTTTTTGGTATATATAACGGAAAAACATTAGACAGCGCAGTTATGATAAGATTTATCGAAAAAACAGAAAGTGGATTTATATATAAAAGTGGCGGTGGCATAACCATAGATAGTGATGTTGAAAGTGAATATGATGAACTTCTAGATAAAGTTTATATACCATAA
- the rpsP gene encoding 30S ribosomal protein S16 — protein sequence MATVIRLTRMGRKKQPFYRIAVTDSRKRRDGGWIELIGHHNPMVAEKTTVVDNERLDYWLSVGAKMSDRVKKITGR from the coding sequence ATGGCAACAGTAATTCGCCTCACTAGAATGGGAAGAAAAAAACAACCTTTTTACCGTATCGCGGTAACAGATTCACGCAAAAGAAGAGACGGTGGCTGGATAGAGTTAATCGGACATCACAATCCGATGGTAGCAGAGAAAACAACAGTTGTTGATAATGAGAGATTAGATTACTGGTTAAGCGTTGGCGCTAAAATGAGTGATCGCGTTAAAAAGATAACAGGTCGTTAA
- a CDS encoding transaldolase, whose product MYLKDLKFSLWADFIERDYLDNEFKELVEEGIVNGATSNPAIFKNAILNSNAYKDQLSRLSSLTPKEKYEAVAIYDIQKAADILKPLYERGDDGYVSIEVDPYLCDDANATIKEGERLFRQIDRNNVMIKVPATEAGYIAMRELCSQGIPVNATLIFKKEQALSCANAFREGLAKSETEVDTVISVFVSRIDRALDQELTKHGVAASLSGIYNSADIYAEVEKMGVKGCRVLFASTGVKDDSLAPHYYIEKLLAYNSVNTAPVETIKAFHLNGNKESALPISPQIIGEHFEKIKEIGIDFNTVLDKQIDDGLKSFKDAFKDILESL is encoded by the coding sequence ATGTATTTAAAGGATTTAAAGTTCTCTTTATGGGCAGATTTTATCGAAAGAGACTATTTAGATAATGAATTTAAGGAGTTAGTAGAGGAGGGGATTGTTAATGGAGCAACTTCAAATCCTGCAATATTTAAAAATGCAATACTAAATTCAAATGCATATAAGGATCAGTTATCCAGACTCTCCTCTTTAACTCCTAAAGAGAAGTATGAAGCTGTTGCTATTTATGATATACAAAAAGCGGCAGATATATTAAAACCGCTTTATGAAAGGGGTGATGACGGATATGTTAGCATAGAAGTTGATCCGTATCTTTGTGATGATGCTAATGCTACAATAAAAGAGGGGGAGCGACTTTTTAGACAAATAGATCGTAATAATGTTATGATAAAAGTTCCTGCTACAGAGGCTGGATATATAGCTATGAGAGAACTTTGCAGCCAGGGAATTCCTGTAAATGCGACACTTATATTTAAAAAAGAGCAGGCTCTATCATGTGCGAATGCTTTTAGAGAGGGTCTGGCAAAAAGCGAAACAGAGGTTGATACCGTTATAAGTGTTTTTGTAAGCAGAATTGACAGAGCTTTGGATCAAGAGCTAACTAAGCATGGGGTAGCTGCTTCTTTAAGCGGAATATACAATAGTGCGGATATTTATGCAGAAGTTGAAAAGATGGGAGTTAAGGGGTGCAGAGTGCTTTTTGCAAGTACCGGAGTAAAAGATGATTCTTTGGCGCCTCACTACTATATAGAGAAACTTTTGGCGTACAATAGTGTAAATACAGCACCGGTAGAGACTATAAAAGCTTTTCATTTAAATGGAAATAAGGAGAGCGCTTTACCAATTTCACCTCAAATAATAGGGGAACATTTTGAAAAAATCAAAGAAATAGGCATAGATTTTAATACTGTGTTAGATAAACAGATAGATGATGGATTAAAATCTTTCAAAGATGCATTTAAAGATATATTGGAGTCGTTATGA
- the aat gene encoding leucyl/phenylalanyl-tRNA--protein transferase, whose amino-acid sequence MNIPKLSKYDLLFPDPNSANEDGIVAWGGDLNPSRLIRAYQNGIFPWYGKDDPIIWWSTDPRLIMELDDFKLSRSLKKSMKKFKYKFDTNFTEVIKQCSSIKRENQNGTWIQDDIIEAYSVLYDMGVAHSAESYKDGELVGGLYGVVIGKVFCGESMFSLISDASKSAYAVLVKHLKFWGYDFIDCQVPTDHLKSLGAKEVTKEYFLDRLYRVNMHDIENRWDIEKSLIK is encoded by the coding sequence TTGAATATACCCAAATTATCAAAATATGACCTGCTCTTTCCAGATCCAAACAGTGCAAACGAAGATGGAATAGTCGCTTGGGGAGGCGACTTAAACCCCTCTAGGCTTATTCGTGCCTATCAAAACGGTATATTCCCTTGGTACGGCAAAGATGACCCCATTATTTGGTGGTCAACCGACCCCAGGCTTATTATGGAATTGGATGATTTTAAACTTAGCCGTTCTCTAAAAAAAAGCATGAAAAAATTTAAGTATAAATTTGATACTAATTTTACAGAAGTTATAAAACAGTGCAGCAGCATAAAAAGAGAAAATCAAAACGGCACTTGGATACAAGATGATATTATAGAAGCTTATAGCGTACTTTATGATATGGGAGTTGCACATAGCGCTGAGAGTTATAAAGATGGGGAACTTGTTGGTGGGCTTTATGGAGTTGTTATAGGAAAAGTTTTTTGCGGAGAGTCCATGTTCTCTCTAATAAGCGATGCATCAAAATCTGCTTATGCAGTTTTGGTAAAACATCTAAAATTTTGGGGATATGATTTTATAGATTGTCAAGTACCGACAGATCATCTAAAAAGTTTAGGTGCAAAAGAGGTAACAAAAGAGTACTTTTTAGATAGATTATATAGAGTAAATATGCACGATATTGAGAATAGATGGGATATTGAAAAGTCATTAATAAAGTGA
- the clpA gene encoding ATP-dependent Clp protease ATP-binding subunit ClpA: MISYTLNEVFQKSITYAKKFRHEYITIEHVFYQILNSSEGAKIIFACGGDVEKMKALLKDYIDSNINALPQNIDEEPFESVALSRLIDRMIKHIQGSGQQSADIGDLLVAIYDEVNSFAYILLNEYQISRLDILEIISHTNEKEALKEKESYLKKYAINLLQKAKEGKIDPVIGRDDEIQRVTQILCRRKKNNPILVGEAGVGKTAIAEGLALNIVALKVPSIIQNTELYALDLGAMLAGTKYRGDFEKRLKGVMDELKSIPNAILFIDEIHTLIGAGATSGTMDAANQLKPALASGELKCMGATTFAEYRNGFEKDKALSRRFSKVDINEPSAKTTYKILKGLKSKYEEHHGVTFTDKALKAAIDLSKRYITDKFLPDKAIDLIDETAASFHLKNRKKRVVGAADIENTISKIVGMSSSKVTHDETLSLANLEENLRKKVIGQDKAVAEVAKAIKISKAGLTPQNKPIASFLFSGPTGVGKTELALSLSQTLGIHFERFDMSEYMEKHALSRLVGAPPGYVGYEQGGLLTEAIKRHPYTVLLLDEIEKAHPDLVNILLQIMDNATLTDNNGYKTNFQNVILIMTSNIGATARSVMGFNKDSSLSKNEELKLFFTPEFRNRLDAVIEFSQLESEVVKGIVEKFIEELNSDLKKKKITVTLSPKAVEFIAQSAYSPEMGARPIKRYIHDNITNKLSDEILFGKLKNGGSVNVSFSKKLILKFKESDI, encoded by the coding sequence ATGATAAGTTATACTTTAAACGAGGTTTTTCAAAAATCTATAACTTATGCAAAAAAATTCAGACATGAGTATATTACTATTGAACATGTTTTCTATCAGATACTAAACTCTAGCGAGGGTGCTAAAATTATATTTGCATGCGGCGGAGATGTTGAAAAAATGAAAGCGCTTTTAAAAGATTATATAGATTCAAATATAAATGCATTGCCGCAAAATATAGACGAAGAGCCTTTTGAAAGTGTCGCTCTCTCAAGACTAATTGACAGAATGATAAAACATATTCAAGGTTCAGGACAACAAAGCGCTGATATCGGGGATCTACTTGTTGCTATCTATGATGAAGTGAACTCTTTTGCTTATATTTTGTTAAATGAGTATCAAATTTCAAGGCTTGATATCTTAGAGATTATTTCACACACCAATGAAAAAGAGGCTTTAAAAGAGAAAGAGTCTTATTTGAAAAAATACGCTATTAACCTGCTTCAAAAAGCAAAAGAAGGAAAAATCGATCCGGTAATCGGCAGAGATGACGAGATACAAAGAGTCACACAAATTTTATGCCGCAGAAAGAAAAATAACCCTATTTTAGTAGGAGAGGCGGGTGTCGGAAAAACTGCTATCGCGGAAGGCTTAGCACTAAACATTGTCGCTCTCAAAGTTCCTTCCATTATACAAAACACTGAGCTTTATGCTCTTGATCTTGGCGCAATGCTTGCAGGCACAAAATATAGAGGAGATTTTGAAAAGCGCTTAAAAGGCGTTATGGATGAACTTAAATCCATTCCAAATGCCATTCTTTTTATAGATGAGATCCACACTCTTATTGGTGCCGGTGCGACAAGTGGAACAATGGACGCGGCAAATCAGCTAAAACCTGCCCTTGCATCAGGCGAACTAAAATGCATGGGCGCGACTACATTTGCGGAGTACAGAAACGGTTTTGAAAAAGACAAGGCGCTTAGCAGAAGATTCTCTAAAGTAGATATCAACGAGCCGTCTGCTAAAACAACATACAAGATATTAAAAGGCTTAAAGAGCAAATACGAAGAACATCATGGCGTAACATTTACAGATAAAGCTCTAAAAGCCGCTATAGACTTGTCAAAAAGATATATTACTGATAAATTTTTACCCGACAAAGCGATCGACCTTATAGATGAGACTGCCGCATCTTTTCATCTTAAAAATAGAAAAAAAAGAGTAGTAGGCGCAGCAGATATTGAAAATACTATCTCTAAAATAGTAGGCATGTCAAGCTCAAAAGTGACACATGACGAGACACTCTCTCTTGCTAACCTAGAAGAAAATTTACGCAAAAAAGTAATTGGTCAAGATAAGGCAGTTGCAGAAGTCGCAAAAGCTATAAAAATATCTAAAGCAGGTCTTACTCCGCAAAACAAACCTATCGCATCATTTCTATTCTCCGGTCCTACTGGAGTCGGCAAAACGGAACTCGCACTCTCTCTTAGTCAAACGCTAGGCATACATTTTGAGAGATTTGATATGAGCGAATATATGGAAAAACATGCTCTAAGCCGTCTGGTAGGAGCGCCTCCGGGCTATGTAGGATATGAGCAGGGCGGGCTTTTGACAGAAGCTATAAAAAGACACCCATATACTGTTTTACTCCTAGATGAGATCGAAAAAGCACATCCTGATCTTGTAAATATTTTACTTCAGATCATGGATAATGCAACCCTTACCGACAATAACGGATACAAGACTAATTTTCAAAATGTAATTCTCATTATGACATCAAATATCGGTGCAACTGCCAGAAGCGTAATGGGTTTTAACAAAGACAGTTCTCTATCAAAAAATGAGGAGCTGAAACTCTTTTTTACCCCGGAATTTCGAAACAGACTCGATGCAGTTATAGAATTTTCTCAACTAGAGAGTGAAGTTGTCAAAGGCATTGTAGAGAAATTTATAGAAGAGCTAAACAGTGATCTAAAAAAGAAAAAAATAACCGTAACACTATCCCCAAAAGCCGTAGAGTTTATCGCCCAAAGCGCCTACTCTCCTGAAATGGGTGCAAGACCGATCAAAAGATATATTCATGACAATATAACAAATAAACTCAGTGATGAGATACTCTTTGGTAAACTGAAAAACGGCGGAAGTGTAAATGTTTCTTTTAGTAAAAAGTTGATTTTAAAATTTAAAGAGTCCGACATTTGA
- a CDS encoding KH domain-containing protein, which yields MIADFVAQFARLIASYPDDIRVEVKESDETTEILLYANQADIGKLIGKEGKMIGAIKTVISGCKAKNGMSYRINVEAI from the coding sequence ATGATAGCTGATTTTGTCGCACAATTTGCAAGACTTATAGCATCATATCCTGATGATATAAGAGTTGAAGTAAAAGAGAGCGATGAAACAACTGAAATTTTACTATATGCCAATCAAGCCGATATTGGGAAGCTTATCGGTAAAGAGGGTAAGATGATAGGTGCTATAAAAACTGTCATCTCAGGCTGCAAAGCTAAAAACGGTATGAGTTATCGTATTAATGTCGAAGCAATTTAA
- the rplS gene encoding 50S ribosomal protein L19, translating to MRNKYIENFEKAQVSEKNIPDFRAGDTVRLAVTIQEGDKTRVQNYEGVCIAKRGQGTGQTITVRKIGANSVGIERIFPIYSDSINEISVIRRGRVRRAKLFYLRDLAGKKARIKELRRK from the coding sequence ATGAGAAATAAGTACATAGAAAACTTTGAAAAAGCACAAGTGTCTGAGAAAAATATTCCAGACTTTCGTGCTGGTGACACTGTTCGTTTAGCAGTAACAATTCAAGAAGGTGACAAAACTCGTGTACAAAATTACGAGGGTGTTTGTATTGCAAAAAGAGGTCAAGGAACTGGTCAAACTATTACAGTTCGTAAAATCGGTGCCAATAGTGTAGGTATTGAGAGAATATTTCCGATTTACAGTGACTCAATTAATGAAATATCAGTTATTCGTCGCGGTCGTGTTCGTCGTGCGAAACTATTTTATTTGCGTGATCTTGCTGGTAAAAAAGCTCGTATCAAAGAACTTAGAAGAAAATAA
- a CDS encoding aspartate carbamoyltransferase catalytic subunit, which produces MKHLIATNDLTLQEIEAILEDAEVFSDGRFEKILKNKIIVTLFFENSTRTRSSFEIAAKRLGAEIVHLDVARSSTKKGETLVDTAMNLDAMGPHAIIVRHENSGVPKILSNYTKASIVNAGDGAHAHPTQALLDLFTLKKHFGDVSGKKIAIVGDIKNSRVANSNIDLLGRFGMEIILVAPPQFLPKTNLRTTHFLDEIIDEVDVIMSLRTQTERHSSQTYASLKDYASDFCITTELIGDRDIVLLHPGPVHRNIDICDALLADKRCKVLEQVSNGVIIRMAVLKKLIYDI; this is translated from the coding sequence ATGAAGCACTTAATTGCAACAAATGATTTAACGCTCCAAGAGATAGAAGCTATATTAGAAGATGCTGAAGTTTTTAGCGATGGCCGATTTGAAAAAATACTTAAAAACAAGATAATTGTCACCTTGTTTTTTGAAAACTCAACAAGAACAAGAAGCTCTTTTGAAATAGCTGCAAAAAGACTTGGTGCTGAGATTGTTCATCTTGATGTTGCGCGCAGTTCTACAAAAAAAGGTGAAACATTGGTAGATACTGCCATGAATTTAGATGCTATGGGACCACATGCTATTATTGTCCGACATGAAAATTCGGGTGTTCCTAAAATACTTTCAAACTATACAAAAGCTTCTATTGTAAATGCAGGCGATGGAGCACATGCTCATCCGACACAAGCCCTGTTAGACCTTTTTACTTTAAAAAAACATTTTGGTGATGTAAGCGGTAAAAAAATAGCTATAGTCGGAGATATTAAAAACTCAAGAGTTGCAAACTCAAATATTGATCTTTTAGGAAGATTCGGGATGGAAATTATTTTAGTTGCTCCTCCTCAATTTTTGCCAAAAACCAACTTGAGAACAACTCACTTTTTAGATGAGATTATTGACGAAGTTGATGTCATTATGAGTCTTAGAACACAGACAGAGAGACACTCATCACAAACTTATGCATCACTTAAAGACTATGCCAGTGATTTTTGCATAACAACTGAACTTATCGGTGACAGAGATATAGTTTTGCTTCACCCCGGGCCTGTTCATAGAAATATTGATATCTGCGATGCACTTTTAGCAGATAAAAGATGCAAAGTTTTAGAGCAAGTTTCAAACGGTGTGATAATTAGAATGGCAGTACTTAAAAAACTTATTTATGACATTTGA